In a genomic window of Larus michahellis chromosome 3, bLarMic1.1, whole genome shotgun sequence:
- the SERTAD4 gene encoding SERTA domain-containing protein 4, with product MTLVLPMQRLGRPIAAEAAADLAAYRGLWQPPCCGRPAAAAPPPPPPPAPGPPAAGSHYRGISNPVTTSKITYFKRKYVEEEDFHPPLSSCTHKTISVFEERAHILYMSLEKLKFIDDPEVYLRRSVLINNLMKRIHGEIIMQNNWCFSTCSFSGASPQEWFVPQDCPYRKRLRMAKEEYEKLHTCCFYQECGSHYLNLPYSVNANTENTSSSSSSSSCSSSSPISMPSCSQQVDYDIGSAPSYRSDDQIPANEMFITNARSHGNQEKAKFNDEKGGNEPERESVALNCEPVRGTHALECKGKFYDCFETGCNDKSNISESWKKSLRKKESLPSNKMCCSKGSKI from the exons ATGACCCTGGTGCTGCCCATGCAGCGGCTGGGCCGCCCCATCGCCGCCGAGGCAGCCGCCGACCTCGCCGCCTACCGCGGCCTCTGGCAGCCGCCCTGctgcggccgccccgccgccgccgccccgccgccgccgcccccgccggctcCCGGGCCCCCCGCCGCAG GATCACATTACAGGGGAATTTCAAATCCTGTAACAACATCCAAGATCACatactttaaaaggaaatatgTGGAAGAAGAGGATTTTCATCCGCCGCTCAGCAGCTGTACACATAAA ACAATCTCCGTGTTTGAGGAGCGGGCCCATATTCTTTACATGTCTTTGGAAAAGCTGAAATTCATTGACGATCCTGAAGTCTACCTGCGGAGATCCGTCCTCATCAACAACCTAATGAAGAGGATCCATGGAGAAATCATCATGCAGAACAACTGGTGCTTCTCCACCTGTTCCTTCAGTGGCGCGTCGCCACAAGAGTGGTTTGTGCCTCAGGACTGTCCATACAGAAAACGCCTTCGGATGGCAAAGGAGGAGTACGAGAAGCTCCACACGTGCTGCTTCTATCAAGAGTGTGGCAGTCACTATTTAAATCTACCTTACTCTGTTAATGCTAATACAGAAAatacttcctcctcctcttcctcctcctcctgctcctcctcctcccccatttCTATGCCAAGCTGTTCCCAGCAGGTGGATTATGACATTGGCAGTGCCCCTTCTTACAGGAGCGATGACCAGATACCTGCTAACGAAATGTTCATCACTAATGCCAGGTCTCACGGTAATcaggaaaaggcaaaatttaaTGATGAGAAAGGAGGTAACGAACCTGAGCGAGAGAGCGTCGCCCTAAACTGTGAACCTGTAAGAGGCACCCACGCTCTCGAATGTAAAGGCAAATTTTACGACTGTTTTGAGACTGGATGTAATGACAAGAGCAACATAAGTGAATCTTGGAAAAAATCCTTAAGGAAAAAGGAGTCTTTACCAAGTAATAAAATGTGCTGCAGCAAAGGAAGTAAAATATGA